From the Canis lupus familiaris isolate Mischka breed German Shepherd chromosome 27, alternate assembly UU_Cfam_GSD_1.0, whole genome shotgun sequence genome, the window ccacaCTCCATGAAGCTCCACAGGTGGAAGGCGGTGTCAGTGGATCAGAGGCTGGCAGTTTCATGCCAGCTCCCCATGTTTTCTCccacactttttttctcttaccttaTTCTTTTGATACCCTCTGCCATGttcccatcctctttatccacaAAAGTATGTCTGGTGGACCCAGCTCCTGCTTAACCCCATCTGTGCATGCCTCTTCTAGCGCCCCCATCTCCAATTACTGTAAATTTGCCTAGGGGGTCAAGTCACATTCACCATCATCGCAGTCTCTGGACTCAGGCTTACCACTTTAAGGGTATCCCAAGAGTGGCATCTTCACTTGAATGACCCTGAGATGGAAGGCCTCCTTAAATTTGCTTCCTAGGCCTTTACCCACTTTACCCTAGACCTGGTCCTGATCAACACTCTGCTTCCCCCATTTCCAGGTTGGATTAAGACCAGCTAACTTGGGAGGGACATCTGGAAGCCAGGACACCAAGAGGGAAATGGGGAAGCCAAACTTGTGGCATCTCAAGGTTTATGTTTTTGGGAGTGGCAGTGAAGGGGCTCACGCATGGCTCTGTGACTTCCTCTAAAGCTATCTGGTGTCTCCCCAGCTCTGCTGCAGCTTTTTGATCAAGAGAAGAGCTGAGAATGAAAGGACATATTAGAAACCGCTAAGGATACAAACAAAGGTCCATCAGAGAGAAATTCATAGTCCATCAGAGGGAACCAAGTCAGACAACAGCTAGAAATCTGGCAGGCACAGAGCAGTTGGGCTGGATGGCATGTGGACACACACCTCCAAAGTTTCCTGTATGAGGGTGCCTTTGTGACAGTATCATGAGGCATGGCAGAAAAGTGGTGCCAAGGAAGGGCTCAGCTGAGGAACATGCTGAGTACAGGGCTTGTGGCTACACTTGATCTCCCAGGCTTAGAACagccagtgcctggcatgtaatgAGCTCTCCAAAAATGGCTTATAGAATTGAGACTGATTCTCGGAAGCAAGAAGAACCAGGAAGGGACTGGGTAAATCAAAGTAGCAAAAAGTAGAAATCCATTTTGGAAGTTACATCAAGGGAAAAAGAGCCTGCAGGGAATGGAGTGCAAGACCTGGACTTGGCGGTATAGACAATCCACTGGCCACGTTAGCATGTGGGGAGGGgtaagacagaaagagaggaagagacgcAGAGTGGTGGGATGGCAGCTGAGCTAGAGGGATTTGAGGGAAGAAAGTAGGAAATATGAGTAATTGATCCTGCTTTGTAGGCTTAAAGCTGACAAACTGGACAGCAGGCAGAGACAGGGGGCTCATGATGGAACAGAATTGACTAGAAGCCTGAAGAGAGTAACTATGATGGAAAGAGGATAGGGAGTAGAAGAACAAATATCCTTGTGAAGGTGAGGCATTCCCCAGGCAAAACACAAATTCCAAAccatcagaaaaagagaaatgggagagaagagtGGAGAAGGAGCTCCATTTATTGGGAAATGGAGGTAGTGATTGGAAAGGCAAGAGAGAGACACCGTGAGGCCTGGAGTTGAAAACTGTAGCCAAGCTTCTCCACCTTGGGGAGAGGGTCTGATCACCTCCCCAAACTCCAACCTTTTGACTTTGGGAGAGCTCCAGAGGTGGTAGGTTTGTAAATATCAGTTCAGTATGTCCTCATGGATTTGGTTAGGAAAGGAGCTAGAGAAGGTAACAGAACCAGGGCCTGCAAGACAGGTTCCTTCCTGCAGCCTGAACTGGACAGTCTTCAAAGCAGGAAATGCATTTTTGACATAGGTGCTATGGTTTAATTGATTAGAACTCTACCTGGTAAATAgactctgggttcaaatctcactTGTGTCACATATTACTAAATGAGCCTGGTTGTCTCTTGTGTCCTGGGGACTCTCCAATGCTTCTATTGCTCTTGCCCATAGGGTAGGCCAAATCATAGTTGGGAATCCCTTTCATGGTACCTCATTGTCTCCAATACAATTATGAGGCTGGAAAACTTGGTGCCTTAAGAGCTGGGGAGAGCTGGCCTTACTCTATTCTGTGCTAAATGTTCACCTTGCATGCCTCCAGACCAACTTATTAGACCTTGAGAAGGAGCAAGTAACTAGCACAGGAGGACTATTTCCTTGGATGTTGGTTTTTCAGTTTTACATTGGATTTCCCTTCTTTGAGGTGTCTGCTCCTTTTTGGTCCTTCAGATTTCTGTACCTATGAACCCTCTATGTCCACTGTAGAAGCTCTAGCCCCAGTCTGTCACAACAGCTAGGTAGGTGCCCTACCATGGTTTCTAAAATTGTTGACTAACCCAGTCCTTTCACAGATTTAAGGGTGGGGACTCAAGCGAACCAGAAAGGAGGAGAAACTAGCCTTGAGGGGTTGCAGAAAATAAACCTGACAACAGGAACACAAAGATTCCCCTCCCAATTTGAATAGGATAAGGTACTACTGATTGAAGTGGAATTTGAATCTCctagcagtgattctcaaactttggcATACATCAGATATTCTGGAAGGCAAGTGAAGACTGATTCCTGGGCTCTactcccagaatttctgattcagtttgTTTGGGGTagagcctgagaatttgcatttctaaaacaagttctcaggtgatgttgatgctgctggttcagagaccacattttgagacCTAAGCTCTAATATAGCACTCCAGGAAATTTTGCCAGCTCAGGATCACTAAGACTCTAAAGGAATAGATTTCTGTTACTACCCAGCTCCACTCATCCCTGTCCAGTGCACTCATCTGAAGAGAGGTGGAAAGAATACACGTCTTCTGGCATTTCTGGTTCTGAGTAAGGGCTCACCTTGCCCTTAATggaaataaggaaacagtggtttGAGTCCAGAAgtataggaaaggaaaggattttGTCACAAATTATTACCCTTTTAGCTCCCTGAAGATATAACATCATTTTGACAAGGGAAAAATTTTTCCTTCACTTCTATCAGAGTTAAGGCTTGAAATGTAAGTAATTCTGGGAAGAGCTAACACTTTGAGTTATATTATCTGGTATAAGGGATTCTTTGCAGACATACTTTGATGGGataaaaagggaagaatattTGGGCCCTGAACAGGGTAAAGGCACCACAGAAGGAAAAGGTGATAGGTTTCTAAAGATGGACTTCCCCAATTTACATTTGTCCAGAGAGAACACAGACACAgttgtgtgtttggttttttgttttttgtttttttgtttttatttaaagggGATAGGGTGGACATGTGGCAAAGCCAGCTAGGAGAAAGATGGGAGTTTGAAGCTGATTCCCTGTGGGAAAAATCTTCCAAATCTATTCACCCATCTAATGGCtgttgcttattttatttttcgtCCAAGGGAAGTGGTGTTGGACCGAGGTAGAGAAGACAGTGGTGTACCAGAAATGACCTAAAGGGATGTCCTTTCTGCAGAAAGCTCTTAGACTCTATCATGCCTTTCGTCTGGATGGCTGCACCCAGACTTTGGGGACTTCTCTTGCTATCCTTATAATTACTAAAACAGACCAATTGCTGGAGGTTAACATTTGGTTATTAAGATGTGTGATCTGACAGTACAGAGAGTCACTTCCCACAAGTCTTTAAAACAAGGTTTGTGAGGAGCTCAATTTGTCAGcatgtcatctttaaaaaaaaaaaaaaaacaacaaaaaacagagtagaatgtCAGCAATACTCTCCTAGTCATTAAAGACTAGACTCTGTCTTTATACCCTACTGCCTCTGATATCTTAgtccttaaaatatttagtgatcCTTGCCTTGTAATTTTTGACACAAATGTATAAATGACCATGTTGGGTCAGCGTAACTCCCTATGACCCTGGTTTAGTGATTCCATGGATGGGCTCTGAACCTGctaaatgtgtatataaaacaGAGTGAATTTCTAATGCCCGTTTTTCTTAAAAGTGAGCTTCTGATTTTTATCAGAGTCTCATAAGGGTCTCTGATCTAAAACAGGTTCTGAACCCCTGCTTACATAGAGCTGATCTGCATTAATGAATGAGGCATAGTGGGAGGGTAAAAGAAATGGCATAGTCCAGTTTTACCACTGGAATCCAATACTCTCCTATTCCCTGGGGTACCTCCTAATATTAATCCTAAAATGCTCCTATTTCTGAGGACCTTAAAAAGGGCTGGCCATTTTGCTCTATTCGTAGGAACTTAAGCAAGAGAAGTGCATCCCAGGCAAAGAAGAAAGGCTCCTCTGTGTGGCAAAAGGGAGGTGGCAGCTGGGTTGCTCAACTCATATCCACTCTAAGAAGCCCGGTCAACAAAATGACCCTATTTTCAGCTCTATTTAGGTCCAGAACTCTGAGGAGCTGTGGTTCACCCAGTTTTTCCTAAGCAAATGGGATAATCACTAAACTAGATTGTTGCAGCTTACTTCCTTTTGCCTCTCTGGTTAATTCCACCAAATTGTGGTTAAGAAATAAGTATGTTAAGGAAAAACCAGAATGTAAGCATTAAAGAGAAATTATCCCACTTTTATCTGCTTTGCTCCTCTCCTTCCTAACCCCAAACTGCTCTTACAtacaagataatttttaaattatatgattgGTATTAACACATTATCAATAAGGCAAAACAATGACCAACTCATCAACCAATAGATGCTAGAATACTTAGGCAAGTCCTGGAGTTAAGAGTCTTAGTGTGGATACCTTCCCAGAACTGGGAAGAAAACCCAATGCACTACCTCCCCACCACATCGGCTGAAAAGCTGAACCATAGCCATTTTCCCTAACATTCCGTTTCTGGGAGAATGAGATCCTTAAGAAAAACTGTCTCCTTGATGAGGCAATCAAGGTCAAATAAGAGTGATGACAACAACCTGCAAGCACTGTGATTCCTGTCCTAATTTTCCAGCactaaaacaagacaaagaaacCCACTCAGCACAAAGCTTCTATATGCACCTTACTTGAAATCAACAAGAAACAGCTCACCTCACTGAGGATGTGTCTGTCTTTCTCCTCCTAGGCAAAAAGAATCTGTGGCCCAGAGATTCAgacctatacatatatatccacaGTTGTCTTGATCTCAGCAATACAGGGGAAAGCTTTATACCTCAACTCCCACAACTTAACCCATCACTTAATCCTTTCCATGAGGGCTCCCTTAATCGCTCAGCTTACTTCCtatcttgaaacaaaacaaaaaaatcccatacAATCCCTACTACCCTCACCCCCAGAAAACAGCCCCTAGAAAATCTAGCTTGTACAGTTTGCACATTGCATGCTCTCTTCAAAGACCctgcacacagatacacatagaCACATAAAGACACAGTCAAGAGGAGAGGGGTCTGTTCAAGGGgataaagtttttttcttccGTGTGGGCCTGGGTTCCTTTGGGAGTGTAAGTCCATCTCAGCATTGTAGCGTGATCCCTCAGCTGGATATATGTATGAGGAAGATGAAGGGAGTCTGAATAAGGGAGTGAAAACgttcttgtttctatttttcaataGGTGGGGGTAAGAGGTGTGATGTATATTTGGATGATCAGGGTAAGGATGATAGACCCACACAGGAATGAGGTCTGCCCCTCAGCTTTCATCTGGATAAAAAAGGAGGACTCTGGGTGCCTGATCACTATCTCTTTCCCGTTTCCTCATTACTCCCTAACCCAGTGTTCACCAGTGTGTTTCATGGAGTCACCAGTTCTGCGGGAGGTGAGATAGCAAGGACTCTGAGGTCAAACACATTTAGGAAACACTGCAGTAAAAGAGGCCTGACAAGTCTTTGCACACATACGTTCTCAGAGCCTTCAATATGCTAATATGgtctttctctctatatacaGAGAGGATATAATAGTTACAGTATACAAAGGTGTTATTCAAATATTCAACTGGTAGAGCATAGGCTCCAACCACTCAGGATGGACCGCAGCCATAAACTGCTGATTCTCAAGTAGTACCCTTGAGAATGGGCTTTGGCTGAATATCAGCATCGTTTCCTAAAAGTTTTGCCCAAAGAACTCCATTTTATGTGGAATCTCATAGAACTGGTGAGAAATGTTTGGCCAATGTTGGAACCTCATCTTTCTAAGGATGGAGCCAGGGTTCATGATTCTGGCCACTGGGGTGCAGGAGAGGGGCAGTTCTGGCAGAGACTCCTGGTAGCACCAGCTGCTGATAGATGTGACCACAGCTGCAGCAGAAACAGATTTCAAAAGATAGATGTCCCTCTGTCCCAGCTGCTCCGGGGACTTTGTCCCTGGTGGGTCAGCAGGTGCCTGTCCAGGTGATGTTTACGGCCAAAGCTCTTTTCACAGCGAGGGCACTGGAAGGGCTTCTCCCCAGTATGGGTCAGCCAGTGTCTCACCAGGTGGTGCCGTCGGCCAAAGCTCTTCCCACACTCAGTGCACACATGGCACTTTGGCACTGGGGGGGCACGCTGCCGTTTCCTAGCCCCCGGGCTCTCTCCAACCTCTTGGCCCTTGCAGGACTTGCCTTCCGCATGCACTCTCTGGTGGCTGGCCAGATGGGAGTTGCATCGGAAATTCTTGCCACACTCAGAGCACCTGCTGGGCTTGTCGTGTAGGTGTGTTTTCTGGTGCCGGATCAGATGGTGTCTTCGCCCGAAGCTCTTTTCACACTTGAGGCAGCTATAGGGCCGCTCCCCAGTGTGTGTTTGCTGGTGCCTGGCAAGGTGGGAGCCCCACACAAACTGTTTCCCACACTGGGGGCATGTGTGAGGTCTTAACAGGGAATCCATCTCTGTGCTACATAGAAGGTTTGAGAAGCTATCTTCCTGAAGAAAAGGTGGGCCCAGGAGCATTCCTCTGGAGCCCCTGGGCATGGAATCCCAGCTCTCATCCTGCTCTGGGTTCCAGAGAACAGTATCTTCAGACACACTAGATAACATTCTGGGAGGTTCTGCTTCTAGTTCAGGGGTATCACCCTC encodes:
- the ZNF641 gene encoding zinc finger protein 641 isoform X1, coding for MRPVLTPRCPEKKKAHNLVPCTTGLLSQFGFAAKMLSEQTAVLGTGWESMNVQLDGAEPQVERGSQEEGPWRTAPGPLEHLCCDLEEDPQSLQEKAQSAPWVPAIPQEGSTGDWEMAAALLAAGSQGLVTIKDVSLCFSQEEWRSLDPSQTDFYGEYVMQENCGIVVSLRFPIPKLDMLSQLEGGEEQWVPDPQDLEERDILRVTYTGDGSEHEGDTPELEAEPPRMLSSVSEDTVLWNPEQDESWDSMPRGSRGMLLGPPFLQEDSFSNLLCSTEMDSLLRPHTCPQCGKQFVWGSHLARHQQTHTGERPYSCLKCEKSFGRRHHLIRHQKTHLHDKPSRCSECGKNFRCNSHLASHQRVHAEGKSCKGQEVGESPGARKRQRAPPVPKCHVCTECGKSFGRRHHLVRHWLTHTGEKPFQCPRCEKSFGRKHHLDRHLLTHQGQSPRSSWDRGTSIF
- the ZNF641 gene encoding zinc finger protein 641 isoform X2 is translated as MLSEQTAVLGTGWESMNVQLDGAEPQVERGSQEEGPWRTAPGPLEHLCCDLEEDPQSLQEKAQSAPWVPAIPQEGSTGDWEMAAALLAAGSQGLVTIKDVSLCFSQEEWRSLDPSQTDFYGEYVMQENCGIVVSLRFPIPKLDMLSQLEGGEEQWVPDPQDLEERDILRVTYTGDGSEHEGDTPELEAEPPRMLSSVSEDTVLWNPEQDESWDSMPRGSRGMLLGPPFLQEDSFSNLLCSTEMDSLLRPHTCPQCGKQFVWGSHLARHQQTHTGERPYSCLKCEKSFGRRHHLIRHQKTHLHDKPSRCSECGKNFRCNSHLASHQRVHAEGKSCKGQEVGESPGARKRQRAPPVPKCHVCTECGKSFGRRHHLVRHWLTHTGEKPFQCPRCEKSFGRKHHLDRHLLTHQGQSPRSSWDRGTSIF